In the genome of Euzebyales bacterium, the window CAGATCCACGGTGGGGTCGCCCAGGGCATCGCCCAGGCGCTGTACGAGGAGGCCGTCTACGACGAGGCCGGCAACCTGACGACCGGCTCCCTGGTCGACTACTACGTCCCCGGCGCGCCCGACCTGCCCGACTACATCACCGATCGGACCGTCACGCCGGCGACCAGCAACCCGCTGGGCGTCAAGGGCGTCGGTGAGGCCGGCACGATCGCCTCGACCCCGGCGGTCGTCAATGCCGTCCTCGACGCCATCCGCCACCTCGGCGTCACCCACATCGAGATGCCGTGCAGCTCCGAACGGGTGTGGCGCGCGTTGCAGGAGGGCTCGGCCAGCCGAGACCAGATGGTGCCCAAGGGCGCCGAAGGAGGTCAGCACCCGTGATTCCCGCAGCATTCGACTACACCAGGGTCGAGACGGTCGACGAGGCCGTCCAGGCGCTCGCGCAGCACGGCGAGGACGCGAAGGTCCTCGCGGGCGGCCACAGCCTCATCCCGCTGCTGCGACTGCGGTTGGCGTTCCCCACCATGCTGGTCGACGTCGGTCGCGTCGGCGAGATGCAGGGCGTCAGTGACGCGGGTGACCACCTGGTCATCGGCGCGGCGACCACCCACGACGACGTCGTGCACGACGACCTCGTGCGCGAGCACTGCCCGGCGATCTCGCACGTGGTCTCGCACGTCGGCGACGTCCAGGTACGGCACCGCGGGACCTTCGGCGGCGGCATGGCGCACGGCGACAGCGCCGGCGACCTGCCGGCGCTGGCGCTCGCGCTCGACGCGACCTTCGTCGTCGCCGGCAGCGGCGGCCGGGGTGAGGTGCCGGCGTCGGAGTTCTTCCTCGACTACCTGCAGACAGCGCTCGGGCCCGACGACGTGCTCGTCGAGGTCCACGTGCCCAAGCTCGGGTCCGACTGGGGGTACGACTACCAGAAGTTCAGTCGGGTCGCGCAGGCGTGGGCGATCGTCGGTAGCCTGGCCCTGGTCCGACGCGAGAACGGCTCGATCGCCGAGGCACGGGTCGGTCTGACCCACATGGGTACGGTGCCGCTCCGGGCCTCGCAGACCGAGCAGGCGCTCGCCGGTGCGTCGACCGAAGCCATCGGCGACGCCTGCGACCTCGCCGCCGAGGGGACCTCACCACCAGAGGAC includes:
- a CDS encoding molybdopterin cofactor-binding domain-containing protein; translation: QIHGGVAQGIAQALYEEAVYDEAGNLTTGSLVDYYVPGAPDLPDYITDRTVTPATSNPLGVKGVGEAGTIASTPAVVNAVLDAIRHLGVTHIEMPCSSERVWRALQEGSASRDQMVPKGAEGGQHP
- a CDS encoding xanthine dehydrogenase family protein subunit M produces the protein MIPAAFDYTRVETVDEAVQALAQHGEDAKVLAGGHSLIPLLRLRLAFPTMLVDVGRVGEMQGVSDAGDHLVIGAATTHDDVVHDDLVREHCPAISHVVSHVGDVQVRHRGTFGGGMAHGDSAGDLPALALALDATFVVAGSGGRGEVPASEFFLDYLQTALGPDDVLVEVHVPKLGSDWGYDYQKFSRVAQAWAIVGSLALVRRENGSIAEARVGLTHMGTVPLRASQTEQALAGASTEAIGDACDLAAEGTSPPEDLNARADYRQHLARVLTRRAVENALGG